One region of Paucibacter aquatile genomic DNA includes:
- a CDS encoding hybrid sensor histidine kinase/response regulator, with amino-acid sequence MKPSRQTDAASDTRSRDEPLDLDELQIFADEDEPAASHLPPHADSEATGGSNSAAAPLPPWRILIVDDDEGIHQATLLALGLQSFRGRSFQFLSAYSAAEACTLLASTPDIALVLLDVVMETDDAGLRLVHTIRHGLNCHLTRILLRTGQPGMAPQHQVIVDYDIDDYRNKAELTGAKLFAAVVSALRAYDTLRAMADQQAELRATLKKVQHLEQALNEHAIVAVSDGLGRLSAANQRFCALAGAPAEHLLAQQHQPLRGHGGALGHEGLSLQQCLAQGRVWHGELIHPQADGSHRWAETTVLPLADDAGRPSQHIIVATEVTEARLARQQILDLNRDLELRVQRRTTELEEAKRAAEAANHAKSIFLANMSHEIRTPLNAVLGYAQLLSRDPRLPPALRSIVAPIEKSGTHLLTLINDILDLSKIEAGGMSLDLVDLDLAALASEMGDMFALRCAQKGIGWRCELELPSPCVLRGDAGKLRQVLLNLLSNAVKFTDCGEVVLRIRARAEAGAAGMQLCFEVSDTGLGIPQAQQDLVFAPFHQADAGAQRGGTGLGLAISSRQVELMGGQLQLQSTEGQGSRFSFRLHLAAGDRSSLPQDSGFGALVSLSEGQVLRVLVVDDIEANRDVLARMLSGLGAEVQQAEHGLQALQMLQESPARFDIVFLDIRMPVLDGIETLKRLRRELPQPQPVVVALTASALMHERQSYMREGFDDFIGKPFLFETVHQLLRQHLGPLFRPGATGADAAAASVEGHPQASPTGHHTAATQRLPSELLQLLQSAAETGWISELERGIEQLLQDCPAEQALGERLLDCLRQYDMARLQRELHALAASDELPA; translated from the coding sequence CCAATTCCGCCGCGGCGCCCTTGCCGCCCTGGCGCATCCTGATCGTTGACGACGACGAAGGCATCCACCAAGCCACCCTGCTGGCCCTGGGCCTGCAGAGCTTTCGCGGCCGCAGCTTTCAGTTTCTGAGCGCCTACAGCGCTGCCGAGGCCTGCACCCTGCTGGCCAGCACGCCCGACATCGCCCTGGTGCTGCTCGACGTGGTGATGGAGACCGACGACGCTGGCCTGCGTCTGGTGCACACGATCCGACATGGCCTCAATTGCCACCTGACCCGCATCCTGCTGCGCACCGGCCAACCCGGCATGGCGCCGCAGCACCAGGTCATCGTCGACTACGACATTGACGACTACCGCAACAAGGCCGAGTTGACCGGCGCCAAGCTGTTTGCGGCCGTGGTCAGCGCCTTGCGCGCTTACGACACCTTGCGTGCCATGGCCGATCAGCAGGCCGAGCTGCGCGCCACGCTCAAGAAAGTGCAGCATCTGGAGCAGGCCTTGAACGAGCATGCCATCGTCGCGGTCAGCGACGGTCTGGGGCGGCTCAGCGCGGCGAACCAGCGCTTCTGCGCCCTGGCCGGCGCCCCGGCCGAACACTTGCTGGCGCAGCAGCACCAACCCCTGCGCGGCCACGGTGGAGCGCTGGGCCACGAGGGCCTGAGCCTGCAGCAATGCCTGGCACAAGGTCGGGTCTGGCATGGCGAGCTCATCCACCCGCAGGCCGACGGCAGCCACCGCTGGGCCGAGACCACCGTGCTGCCTCTGGCCGACGATGCCGGCCGGCCCAGCCAGCACATCATCGTCGCCACCGAGGTGACGGAGGCGCGCCTGGCCCGCCAGCAAATCCTGGACCTGAACCGCGACCTGGAGCTGCGCGTGCAGCGCCGCACCACAGAGCTGGAAGAGGCCAAACGCGCGGCGGAAGCGGCCAACCATGCCAAGTCCATCTTCCTGGCCAATATGTCGCATGAGATCCGCACACCGCTCAATGCCGTGCTCGGCTATGCCCAGCTGCTCAGCCGCGACCCGCGCCTGCCCCCTGCTTTGCGCAGCATCGTCGCGCCGATTGAAAAATCGGGCACCCATCTGCTGACCCTGATCAACGACATCCTCGACCTCTCCAAGATCGAGGCCGGCGGCATGAGCCTGGACCTGGTCGACCTGGACCTGGCCGCCTTGGCCAGCGAAATGGGCGATATGTTTGCGCTGCGCTGTGCGCAGAAAGGCATTGGTTGGCGCTGCGAACTGGAGCTGCCCAGCCCCTGCGTGCTGCGCGGTGATGCCGGCAAGCTGCGCCAGGTGCTGCTCAATCTGCTCAGCAATGCGGTCAAGTTCACCGATTGCGGCGAGGTGGTGCTGCGCATCCGCGCGCGGGCCGAGGCCGGAGCGGCCGGCATGCAGCTCTGCTTCGAGGTCAGTGACACCGGCCTGGGCATCCCGCAGGCCCAGCAGGACCTGGTGTTCGCACCCTTCCACCAAGCGGACGCCGGCGCCCAGCGCGGGGGCACGGGCTTGGGCCTGGCCATCTCCTCGCGCCAGGTCGAGCTGATGGGCGGGCAGCTGCAGCTGCAATCCACCGAGGGCCAGGGCTCGCGCTTTTCATTCCGCCTGCATCTGGCCGCCGGCGACCGCAGCAGCCTGCCTCAAGACTCGGGCTTTGGCGCCCTGGTCAGCCTCAGCGAGGGTCAGGTCTTGCGGGTGCTGGTGGTGGACGATATCGAGGCCAACCGCGATGTGCTGGCGCGCATGCTGAGCGGCCTGGGTGCCGAGGTGCAGCAGGCCGAGCATGGGCTGCAGGCCTTGCAGATGCTGCAGGAGTCACCAGCGCGCTTTGACATCGTCTTTCTCGACATCCGCATGCCGGTGCTGGACGGCATCGAAACCCTCAAGCGCCTGCGCCGCGAGCTGCCCCAGCCCCAACCGGTGGTGGTGGCGCTGACCGCCTCGGCCCTGATGCACGAACGCCAGAGCTATATGCGCGAAGGCTTCGACGACTTCATCGGCAAGCCTTTTCTTTTCGAGACCGTGCACCAGTTGCTGCGCCAGCACCTGGGTCCGCTGTTCCGCCCCGGCGCTACCGGCGCAGACGCAGCGGCCGCCTCGGTGGAGGGCCACCCGCAGGCCTCGCCGACCGGCCATCACACCGCGGCCACGCAGCGCCTGCCAAGCGAACTCTTGCAACTGCTGCAGTCCGCCGCCGAAACCGGCTGGATCAGCGAGCTGGAGCGCGGCATTGAACAGCTGCTGCAGGACTGCCCCGCCGAGCAGGCCCTGGGCGAGCGCCTGCTGGACTGCCTGCGGCAGTACGACATGGCCCGGCTGCAGCGCGAGCTGCATGCCCTGGCCGCCAGCGACGAGCTGCCCGCATGA
- a CDS encoding diguanylate cyclase domain-containing protein: MSASTAMIQQPLGPEADLFDLPGPRPQPSALLIVDDTPANIGVLRTLLKPRGHQIYAATSGQAALEIAERVPLDLILLDVCMPEMDGFETCRRLKASPHSRAVPVIFVSARTDSCDVVEGFSLGAADYIHKPVRVEEALARIDSQLQLRHHLRVQREQAERMQAIVNHMAEGLLLVDPALCIRKANPAAERLFGAGPMPLCGRSLRELLAAESVERLRTGRQELCALTLQGEPLHIELTLSPLPGQAELQIALLHDISQYKHSEQVLRRLAEIDELTQLANRRQFDRGLAQAWRTAAEAGQPLSLLLLDVDHFKQYNDRLGHRAGDECLQALGQLLQALAQRPEAPPGCLAARYGGEEFALILPGDAEQAQAWAESLRADLLARQLSHPASSAGPWVTVSIGSATLVPKPQNSQSELFQAADAAMYRAKAEGRNRLVQAETD, encoded by the coding sequence ATGAGCGCAAGCACTGCCATGATCCAGCAGCCCCTCGGGCCCGAGGCCGATCTCTTCGATCTGCCCGGTCCGCGGCCCCAGCCCAGCGCCCTGCTCATCGTCGATGACACGCCGGCCAATATCGGCGTGCTGCGCACCCTGCTCAAGCCCCGGGGCCACCAGATCTACGCCGCCACCTCAGGCCAGGCGGCGCTGGAGATCGCCGAACGGGTGCCGCTGGATCTGATCCTGCTGGATGTCTGCATGCCTGAAATGGACGGCTTCGAGACCTGCCGCCGCCTCAAGGCCAGCCCGCACAGCCGCGCCGTGCCGGTGATCTTCGTCAGCGCGCGCACCGACAGCTGCGATGTGGTCGAGGGCTTCAGTCTCGGGGCGGCCGACTACATCCACAAGCCGGTGCGTGTGGAAGAGGCCCTGGCCCGCATCGATTCGCAGCTGCAGCTGCGCCATCACCTGCGCGTGCAGCGCGAGCAGGCCGAGCGCATGCAGGCCATCGTCAATCACATGGCCGAGGGTCTGCTGCTGGTCGACCCTGCGCTGTGCATTCGCAAAGCCAACCCGGCGGCCGAACGCCTGTTCGGCGCAGGCCCCATGCCCTTGTGCGGCCGCTCGCTGCGCGAGCTGCTGGCGGCCGAATCGGTCGAACGCCTGCGAACCGGCCGCCAGGAACTGTGCGCGCTGACCTTGCAAGGCGAGCCCCTGCACATCGAGCTGACCCTGAGCCCCCTGCCCGGCCAAGCCGAGCTGCAGATCGCGCTGCTGCACGACATCAGCCAGTACAAGCATTCCGAGCAGGTGCTGCGCCGTCTGGCTGAAATCGATGAACTGACCCAGCTCGCCAACCGCCGCCAGTTCGACCGCGGTCTGGCCCAGGCTTGGCGAACGGCCGCAGAAGCCGGCCAGCCCCTGAGCTTGCTGCTGCTCGATGTTGACCATTTCAAGCAGTACAACGACCGGCTCGGCCACCGGGCCGGGGACGAATGCCTACAGGCGCTGGGCCAGTTGCTGCAAGCGCTGGCCCAGCGGCCCGAGGCGCCACCCGGCTGCCTGGCCGCGCGCTATGGCGGCGAGGAGTTCGCCCTCATTCTGCCCGGCGATGCCGAGCAAGCCCAGGCCTGGGCCGAGTCCTTGCGAGCAGACCTGCTGGCGCGCCAGTTGTCCCACCCGGCCTCATCGGCCGGGCCCTGGGTCACGGTCAGCATCGGCAGTGCCACCCTGGTGCCCAAGCCTCAGAATTCACAGAGCGAACTGTTCCAGGCCGCTGACGCGGCCATGTACCGGGCCAAGGCCGAGGGGCGCAACCGTCTGGTACAGGCCGAGACCGACTAA
- a CDS encoding DUF1501 domain-containing protein yields the protein MTELSRRHFVLRHGLAGLSLAGLSPRAMAQPASSRRKLVVILLRGAVDGLSVVAPWGDPAYAAARPSLALGSPGTEGGVLRLDSLFGLHPALAPLMPFWSEGSLGFVHASGSPDPTRSHFDAQDYLESGTPGRKSTPDGWMNRLVAQLPGSAGPTRALNMGATPPRILAGPAPVATLGLGPRALDRKAIDQPAMQAGLARLYAEDPALARTFQSTAEGRGQMQRSMAAGSESVPDASATPVMAMSATHPPSAESADRGAASARSFAADARRLGQLIRRDPKTQLAFTSVGGWDTHVNQGAAQGQLANKLASLAQGLEALAQGLGDSWRDSVVVVMSEFGRTVRENGTGGTDHGRGNVMWLLGGAVAGGRVLGEWPGLDTAALAEGRDLAVVTDYRHVLAPLLQRHLGVQDAGLAAVFPQLPAWAGTPGGLRLLRA from the coding sequence ATGACTGAACTGAGTCGACGTCACTTTGTTCTGCGCCACGGTTTGGCGGGCCTGAGCCTGGCCGGCCTGAGCCCCAGGGCCATGGCCCAGCCCGCCAGCAGCCGCCGCAAGCTGGTGGTGATCCTGCTGCGTGGCGCCGTCGACGGCCTGAGCGTGGTCGCGCCATGGGGTGACCCGGCCTACGCGGCGGCCCGGCCCAGCCTGGCCTTGGGCAGCCCGGGCACCGAGGGCGGGGTGCTCCGCTTGGATTCGCTGTTCGGGCTGCACCCGGCGCTGGCGCCGCTGATGCCCTTCTGGTCGGAGGGCAGCCTTGGCTTCGTCCATGCCAGCGGCTCGCCGGACCCAACGCGCTCGCACTTCGATGCACAGGACTATCTGGAATCTGGCACCCCGGGCCGCAAGAGCACGCCGGATGGCTGGATGAACCGCCTGGTCGCACAGTTGCCGGGTTCGGCCGGCCCCACCCGAGCGCTGAACATGGGCGCCACGCCGCCGCGCATCCTGGCCGGTCCGGCGCCGGTGGCCACGCTGGGCCTGGGGCCGCGGGCCCTGGATCGCAAGGCCATCGACCAGCCTGCCATGCAGGCCGGCCTGGCCCGGCTGTATGCCGAAGACCCGGCCCTGGCTCGCACCTTTCAGAGCACCGCCGAGGGCCGCGGTCAAATGCAGCGCAGCATGGCGGCCGGCAGCGAGTCGGTGCCAGACGCGTCTGCCACGCCTGTGATGGCGATGTCGGCCACCCACCCCCCGAGCGCCGAGAGCGCCGACCGCGGCGCCGCCTCGGCCCGCAGCTTTGCCGCCGATGCACGGCGCCTGGGGCAGCTGATCCGCCGGGACCCCAAGACCCAGCTGGCCTTCACCTCGGTGGGCGGCTGGGACACGCACGTCAACCAGGGCGCGGCCCAGGGTCAGCTGGCCAACAAACTGGCCAGCCTGGCCCAGGGTCTGGAGGCGCTGGCGCAAGGCCTGGGCGACAGCTGGCGCGACAGCGTGGTGGTGGTGATGAGCGAGTTCGGCCGCACGGTGCGCGAGAACGGCACCGGCGGCACCGACCATGGCCGCGGCAATGTGATGTGGCTGCTGGGCGGCGCGGTGGCCGGCGGCCGGGTGCTGGGTGAGTGGCCCGGCCTGGATACGGCCGCCCTGGCCGAGGGCCGCGATTTGGCCGTGGTCACCGACTACCGCCATGTGCTGGCGCCGCTGCTGCAGCGCCACCTGGGTGTGCAGGACGCGGGGCTGGCGGCGGTGTTCCCCCAACTGCCCGCGTGGGCGGGCACGCCCGGTGGGCTGCGATTGCTGCGCGCCTGA
- a CDS encoding DUF1800 domain-containing protein, with product MSRRSGLQAAAWGGLAAWAGTWRSVFAQARPSEPLAQPLTAQERAVHALCRLSYGPRPADLAALQRLGPEAWLEQFLAAQLRGSAGGQVLPESVQARLQGLDTVSLSQAALLGRYQEARRLARLDKAGEAAAKGAENGASNGAAGVVSAQEARRELVRPILAQAAEQRLLRALHSSAQLEEQLLEFWFNHFNVFAGKGPVAALVGSYEREAIRPHIWGRFRQMLGATAKHPAMLFYLDNAQSVAPGFRPPARLGDEQVARPRGLNENYARELMELHTLGVDGGYSQADVTELARMLTGWTVDVRGALGRQGSGDLFEFAPRRHDNGSKQWLGRPVTARGQAEGEWALDVLASHPATARHLSFKLAQAFVADEPPEALVAQLSRSFLASGGDLRAWVQTLLGSEHFWQREHLRSKFKTPYQFLLSSLRVLDAQPQDMQPLLGALAQSGMPLYGAATPDGYKNLASAWMNPEALSQRVQWLSRLNERTAGVERASRQGGSLLKTLAPLLSEHTRSVLAQEPAELQLALLLGSPEWMRR from the coding sequence ATGTCTCGACGATCTGGATTGCAAGCAGCGGCCTGGGGCGGCCTGGCCGCCTGGGCGGGTACATGGCGGTCGGTGTTCGCACAAGCCCGCCCGTCCGAGCCGCTGGCGCAGCCCCTGACGGCTCAGGAGCGGGCCGTCCACGCGCTGTGCCGCCTGAGCTACGGGCCGCGGCCAGCCGATCTGGCGGCGTTGCAGCGCCTGGGGCCTGAGGCCTGGCTCGAGCAGTTCCTGGCCGCGCAGCTGCGCGGCAGCGCAGGGGGGCAGGTCTTGCCTGAGTCGGTGCAGGCTCGGCTGCAGGGGTTGGATACGGTGTCGCTCAGCCAGGCTGCCCTGCTGGGCCGGTACCAGGAGGCGCGCCGCCTGGCGCGCCTGGACAAGGCCGGCGAAGCGGCGGCGAAGGGTGCAGAGAATGGTGCGTCGAATGGCGCGGCAGGTGTGGTGAGTGCCCAGGAGGCCCGCCGCGAGCTGGTGCGCCCCATCCTGGCTCAGGCGGCCGAGCAACGCCTGCTGCGCGCCCTGCACAGCTCGGCCCAGCTGGAGGAGCAGCTGCTGGAGTTCTGGTTCAACCACTTCAATGTCTTCGCCGGCAAGGGGCCGGTGGCCGCCCTGGTCGGCAGCTACGAGCGCGAGGCGATTCGGCCCCATATCTGGGGGCGCTTCCGCCAGATGCTGGGCGCCACGGCCAAGCACCCGGCCATGCTGTTCTATCTGGACAACGCCCAGAGCGTGGCGCCGGGTTTCCGCCCGCCCGCTCGTCTGGGTGACGAACAAGTGGCGCGGCCGCGCGGCCTCAATGAAAACTACGCCCGCGAGCTGATGGAGCTGCACACCCTGGGCGTGGACGGTGGCTACAGCCAGGCGGATGTCACCGAGCTGGCCCGCATGCTGACCGGCTGGACGGTGGACGTGCGGGGGGCGCTGGGGCGGCAGGGCAGCGGCGATCTGTTCGAGTTCGCGCCGCGCCGCCACGACAACGGCTCCAAGCAGTGGCTGGGCCGGCCGGTCACGGCGCGCGGTCAGGCCGAGGGCGAATGGGCGCTCGATGTGCTGGCCAGCCACCCGGCCACCGCCCGCCATCTGAGCTTCAAGCTGGCCCAGGCCTTTGTCGCCGACGAGCCGCCCGAGGCGCTGGTCGCCCAGCTGAGCCGCAGCTTTCTGGCCAGCGGCGGTGATCTGCGGGCTTGGGTGCAAACTTTGCTCGGCAGCGAGCATTTCTGGCAGCGCGAGCATCTGCGCAGCAAGTTCAAGACGCCCTACCAGTTTCTGCTCTCCAGCCTGCGTGTGCTCGACGCCCAGCCCCAGGACATGCAGCCCCTGCTGGGTGCGCTGGCGCAGAGCGGCATGCCGCTGTACGGCGCCGCCACGCCCGATGGCTACAAGAACCTGGCCTCGGCCTGGATGAACCCGGAGGCCCTGTCCCAGCGGGTCCAGTGGCTGAGCCGTTTGAACGAGCGCACAGCCGGTGTGGAGCGCGCGTCCCGGCAGGGCGGCAGCCTGCTCAAGACCCTGGCGCCTTTGCTCAGCGAACACACGCGCAGCGTGTTGGCCCAGGAGCCGGCCGAGCTGCAGCTGGCCCTGCTGCTGGGCAGCCCTGAATGGATGCGGCGCTGA
- a CDS encoding DUF885 domain-containing protein, whose amino-acid sequence MFEPAAPTVVPTPSPTQRLHALFEACWERELAENPLQASYIGDPRFNALWPDLSEEAQARSEAANRAALAELEAIAAAGLPESERLNAELFRHELRTRLDVLPFHPLAWAISAREGPQALNEVAELMPLDIAADFEVWLQRLRGLPNYLQQYGELLERAAASGRTQPRILMERVLPQLDGQCVSEPELSPFFSAFRQLPARIAPEEAEALQAEARQVIAEAVLPAYQHFRRLFAERYLPACRESVGIWDSPDGKAYYANRIAFHTSTTLSAEDIHAIGLAEVGRIQAEMQAVMDELGFEGSQPEFFEQLRSDPRHYCGSEDELFCAYVMAAKKIEPELPKLFGRLPRMPYGVRPIPMSSAPNTTAAYYSAPSDDGRRAGYYYVNLYRPEMRPKFEIEVLTSHEAMPGHHLQLALAQELGELPKFRRFAGYNAYLEGWALYSERLGYELGLYQDPYSRFGQLSYDMWRAVRLVLDTGLHAMGWSREQAIDYFRAQAPKSELDIVNEVDRYIGWPGQALSYKIGQLHMLALRARAERALGEGFDLRAFHDMLLDSGALPLDLLERKVSDWLAGLQFSSETPKTLKSV is encoded by the coding sequence ATGTTCGAACCTGCTGCCCCAACCGTCGTCCCCACGCCCAGCCCAACCCAGCGCCTGCACGCCTTGTTCGAGGCCTGCTGGGAACGCGAGCTGGCCGAGAACCCGCTGCAGGCCAGCTATATCGGCGACCCGCGTTTCAATGCGCTCTGGCCCGATCTGTCCGAGGAGGCGCAGGCGCGCAGCGAGGCCGCCAACCGCGCGGCCCTGGCCGAGCTCGAGGCCATAGCGGCGGCCGGCCTGCCCGAGAGCGAGCGGCTCAATGCGGAGCTGTTCCGCCACGAGTTGCGCACCCGGCTCGATGTCCTGCCCTTCCATCCGCTCGCCTGGGCGATCTCCGCGCGCGAGGGCCCGCAGGCCCTCAACGAAGTGGCCGAGCTGATGCCGCTGGACATAGCGGCCGACTTCGAGGTTTGGCTGCAGCGCCTGCGCGGCCTGCCCAACTACCTGCAGCAGTACGGCGAGTTGCTGGAGCGCGCCGCCGCCAGCGGCCGCACCCAGCCGCGCATCTTGATGGAACGCGTGCTGCCTCAGCTGGACGGCCAGTGCGTCAGCGAACCCGAGCTGAGCCCCTTCTTCAGCGCCTTCCGCCAACTGCCGGCGCGCATCGCGCCCGAGGAGGCCGAGGCCCTGCAGGCAGAAGCGCGCCAGGTGATCGCCGAAGCCGTGCTGCCGGCCTACCAGCACTTTCGCCGCCTGTTCGCCGAGCGCTATCTGCCGGCCTGCCGCGAGAGCGTGGGCATCTGGGACAGCCCGGACGGCAAGGCCTACTACGCCAACCGCATCGCCTTCCACACCAGCACCACGCTCAGCGCCGAGGACATCCACGCCATCGGCCTGGCCGAGGTGGGCCGCATCCAGGCCGAGATGCAGGCGGTGATGGACGAGCTGGGTTTCGAAGGCAGCCAGCCCGAGTTCTTCGAGCAGCTGCGCAGCGACCCGCGCCACTACTGCGGCAGCGAAGACGAGCTCTTCTGCGCCTATGTGATGGCGGCCAAAAAGATCGAGCCCGAGCTGCCCAAGCTCTTCGGCCGGCTGCCACGCATGCCTTACGGTGTGCGGCCGATTCCCATGAGCAGCGCTCCCAACACCACGGCGGCCTACTACAGCGCCCCGTCCGATGACGGCCGCCGCGCCGGTTACTACTACGTCAACCTCTACCGGCCGGAGATGCGGCCCAAGTTCGAGATCGAGGTGCTGACCAGCCACGAGGCCATGCCCGGCCATCACCTGCAACTGGCCCTGGCTCAGGAGCTGGGCGAGCTGCCCAAGTTCCGCCGCTTTGCCGGCTACAACGCCTACCTGGAGGGCTGGGCGCTCTACAGCGAGCGCCTGGGCTATGAGCTGGGGCTCTACCAAGACCCCTACTCGCGCTTCGGCCAGCTCAGCTACGACATGTGGCGCGCCGTGCGCCTGGTGCTGGACACCGGCCTGCATGCCATGGGCTGGAGCCGCGAGCAGGCGATCGACTACTTCCGCGCCCAAGCCCCCAAGAGCGAGCTGGACATCGTCAACGAGGTAGACCGCTACATCGGCTGGCCCGGCCAGGCCCTGTCCTACAAGATCGGCCAGCTGCACATGCTGGCCCTGCGGGCGCGGGCCGAGCGGGCCTTGGGCGAAGGCTTCGATCTGCGTGCCTTCCACGACATGCTGCTGGACAGCGGCGCCCTGCCCCTGGATCTGCTGGAGCGCAAGGTCAGCGACTGGCTGGCCGGCCTGCAGTTTTCCAGCGAAACGCCGAAAACCCTGAAGTCCGTCTGA